Proteins from a single region of Ziziphus jujuba cultivar Dongzao chromosome 1, ASM3175591v1:
- the LOC107419923 gene encoding chromatin remodeling protein EBS — MAKTRPGKKDIDSYTIRGTNKVVRAGDCVLMRPSDTGKPPYVARIEKIEADNRNNVKVRVRWYYRPEESIGGRRQFHGAKELFLSDHYDVQSAHTIEGKCTVHSFKNYTKLENVAAEDYYCRFEYKAATGGFTPDRVAVYCKCEMPYNPDDLMVQCEGCKDWYHPACVGMTIEEAKKLERFVCSECSSDDDVRKSNNTFSVSPVADSKVEPKRRKR; from the exons ATGGCCAAAACTAGACCAGGAAAAAAGGACATAGACTCCTACACTATCAGAGGCACCAACAAGGTCGTCAGAG CTGGAGATTGTGTGCTTATGCGACCATCGGACACTGGTAAGCCTCCTTACGTGGCTCGGATCGAGAAGATCGAAGCTGACAACCGGAACAACGTTAAAGTTCGGGTGAGGTGGTATTATCGGCCGGAGGAGTCCATAGGAGGTCGGAGGCAATTCCATGGAGCCAAAGAGCTCTTCTTGTCCGACCATTACGACGTTCAGAGTGCTCACACCATTGAAGGCAAGTGTACGGTTCACTCTTTCAAGAACTACACCAAGCTCGAGAATGTAGCTGCTGAGGATTACTATTGCAGGTTCGAGTATAAGGCTGCTACTGGAGGGTTCACGCCGGACCGAGTCGCTGT GTACTGCAAATGCGAGATGCCATATAACCCAGATGACCTCATGGTGCAGTGTGAAGGATGCAAGGACTG GTATCATCCTGCTTGTGTGGGAATGACTATTGAAGAAGCAAAAAAGCTGGAGCGTTTTGTGTGTTCTGAATGTTCTTCTGATGATGATGtgagaaaatcaaataatacattttCAGTATCACCAGTAGCTGATTCCAAG